CACCCGCTCGTCGTCGGTAGCAAAAACCTCGTCGAATGTGCCGGTGCGTTGAAACTGTCCGTCAAGCAGCATGGCTATCCTGTCGCCGGTTTGTTTGGCGCAGGTTAAATCATGCGTAATGATGATGGATGATGTGTTGTAGCGTTGCTGAACCTCGTTAATCAAATCATTGATCTCGATACAGGTAATGGGGTCCAAACCGGCTGTTGGTTCATCGTACAGCATAATTTCGGGGTTGAGGATTAGCGTGCGGGCGATGCCTATCCGTTTACGCTGCCCGCCCGAAAGTTCGGATGGCATCTGGTTAATGGTTTGCGATAGGCCTACAGCATCAAGCACGGTTTCCACATTTTTATTGATCTCGCCTTTGGTAAGATTACGGCGGTTGCGTACCAAGGGAAACTCGAGGTTTTTGCGTACCGTCATGCTATCGTACAAAGCACTGTTCTGAAATGAAAAGCCTATCCTGATGCGCAGCGCCTGTAACTCATCATCGCTGATGGTGGCAATATTGCGCCCCAAAACTTCCACTTCGCCTTCATCGGGCTTTAACAAACCCGATATGATTTTGATTAATACAGATTTACCGGTGCCTGATCTGCCAAGTACCACAAGGTTCTCGCCCTGGTAAAGATCAAGGTCGATACCGCGAAGCACGGCATAATCCTGGAAAGCTTTTTTCAAGCCCCTGATGCTGATAACCGGGTTGGTATGATCTACCTTTATTGCTTCCTTTTTCATAATCAATTAATTAGCGGAACCAGCCGGTTATTTGTACAATAATAACTTCCTCTATAAATACCAAAAACATGGCGGTAATTACAGCGCCGTTGGCGGCCTTACCTACACCTTCAGTACCCTTGTTTGAATAATAGCCCTGGTAACAGCCCACTATACCTATAGTAAACCCAAATACGATTGATTTGATGAGCGATGCCACAAAATCGGTAAAGGTTAGCGGTTCAAATACTTCCTGGATAAAAGTTGTCCAGGTGGTGCCTTCATTTTGCGTTACGTTTAAGTAGCCGCCAAATAAGGCAACAAAGCCGGTATAGGTTGATAGGATAGGGATAGTGAGCGTAGTAGCCAGCACGCGGGTACACACCAAAAATTTAAAAGGTTTGGTACCTGATACTTCCATGGCATCAATCTGCTCGGTTACACGCATGGAGCCTAACTCGGCACCAATGCTTGATCCTACCTTGCCCGATGCTATCAGCGCGGTAACCAAAGGTGCCAGCGCCCGCATAATAGCGATAGATACCAGTGATGGTAACCACGATTCGGCACCAAATTGCGATAGCGACGGCCTTGATTGCTTTGTAAATATCACACCTACTATAAAGCCGGTTACCGATATCAGCGTAAACGAACGTACGCCCACCTCGTAGCACTGGCGTATAACCTCTTTCAACTCAAACGGAGGCACAAAAGCTTCCCTGAAAAAGCGGAATATGAACTTGTTGATATTGTAAAGGGTTACAAAAAAGTCGGCAAAGCTTTGTTTAAGCTTTGATACTTTTTTTTGTGGTGCCTTTGTTATGCTTTGCGTGTTGTCCATTAAAAAATGTACTGCTGTTTTGCGTTTATGGTTAATCTACAAAAAATGGCTCATCTTGTTTGCTTGCCTGGCTAATTGTCAAACCTGTTGCTTATAGGTTAGGAGGCACCTACGGAGCCTTGATGTTTCTATATGTCTTTCTACAAACATGGTACTCCTACGGAGTTTGACTGCTGTGTTCGAACTCCGTAGGAGTACCATGTTTGTAGCTTATAACAAACGTATAATTTGGCTCCGTAGGTGCCTCCTGTTTTCGGCGAGGCTTTCGGAGTTATTTATCGAATACTGTTTGTTAACTTTTTAAACCTATTTAATAACACCCCTCTCAATTATAAAATTGAAAGAAAAGTATCATCTGTTTTTGCCGTATTTTGTTGATTTTGTGTTTGTTTTGCTGATATTCTGGTTAATTTAAAATCAAATATTGTAAAAAAAGTATTATATCTTACCCATGTATTAAATTACATTTGATATTAAGCCAATTATAAACCGTTGCTACAAATTTGAGCCTGTAAAAGGTTTGAATAATAAGCGGGCAAATTATCAAATACAGTATTACCGGCGGGTTAAATTATAGCTAAATAAACCTTTGACCATTTGGGTTAAAAGTTAAAACTCAATTTGCCTGCAAACCTAAAAGTTTAAAATTTTAATAGCGTAGCACCGCTCTAAAATTATAGTTGATGAAGTGTAAAATTTTGATTGTTTACTTTATAACGCTGCTTTCCCCGGCATTATTGGTGGCGCAATCAAACGCGTTCAGGTTTTCACGGCTGGATATTACCAATGGTTTATCGCATAACCAGGTAAACTGTATTTATAAAGATACTAAAGGTTTTATGTGGTTCGGTACTCTTTCGGGCCTTAATAAATATGATGGCTACACCTTTAAAACCTATAAACATGCCGCCAATGATACCACCACTATCGACGATGATTACGTGGTAAGCATAACCCCTGGCCCGGAAAATAAACTATGGATAGAAACGCGTACGGGTTTTAACCTTTATGATCCAGCCACCGAAAAATTTAGCCGTAACACCCGGGATTTTCTGTACAAAATAAAACTGTACGATCCATACATAGCGGCTATCAAGCACGATAGGTTTGATCATTTCTGGTTTTTGCACCATAACAAAGGCAGGGGGATTTATAAGTATGATCCTGTAACAACCAAACTCATCAACCTAACGCATAAAGAGAATGATAGTAGTTCGATCTCCTCGGATATGGTTACTGATCTTTCTGTCGATTCGAAAGGGAATATCTGGGTAATATCCAATAGCGGGGTGTTGGAACGTCTCGATCCTAAAACATATCAGGTAAATTACCGAAAAGCGCTGGGCCAATTACCCCAGGGCTTAAGTTCATCGTACAAAATTTATATCGATAAGCAGGATGATATCTGGGCATTTGTACCAAGCTATTCATCGGGCGTGTTTTATTTGGATATGCGGAAAGGCATATTTAAGCATTTAGGCAAGGGCGCGGCGGGTGCGGGATTAAATACCGATGTGGTATCGGATGTGGTGCAGGATGATAACAACCGGATGTGGATCTCTACCGATCACGGGGGCATCAATTTGTTGAACAAAAACGATTTCAATATCAGTTACTTATTAAACCGTGAGGATGATAATAAAACCGTTGGTCAAAACAGCGTTACCTGTGTTTATAAAGATAATACCGGCATAGTTTGGTGTGGTACTTATAAACGCGGGGTAAGCTATTATCACCCAAACGTTATAAAATTTGCCACCTACACCCATCATTTAAGCGATCCGAACAGTTTGCCTTTTAGCGATGTAAACAATTTTGCCGAGGATAAGCACGGCAATATCTGGATAGGGACTAATGGCGGCGGCCTTATTTACTGGAACCGCAAAGCCAATAGCTTTAAGCAATACCTGCATAACGCTGCCGACGATAAAAGCCTTACCAATAACGTAATTGTAACCATGCTGCTTGACCATGAAGGTAAGCTATGGATAGGTACCTACTACGGCGGGTTGGATTGTTACGATGGTAAAACTTTTAAGCACTACCGCCACCAGGATGGCGCAGCCAACAGTATTTCCGAAAACCGGGTCTGCTCGCTGATGGAAGATAAGGCGGGTGACCTCTGGGTGGGTACGCTATCCGCAGGCTTAAATAAGCTGAATGCCCGGCGCGAGGTAGTGGCCAATTACAAGTTTGATGGCGATATCAACAAAAACAGCATTCACTCCAATTATATAAGCGCCCTGATGCAGGATAGGCGTGGTAATATTTGGATAGTAACGGCTTATGGGGTTGATGTGCTGATGAACGGCACTAACCAGTTTGTACATCATCTGCAAAATGATAAAGACGCTAATAGCCTGGTAAACAATAACACCAACAATATACTGGAAGATAGCCATGGCCTCATCTGGATCAGCACCCGCGAGGGGCTTAATGTTTATAATCCGGATACTAAAAAGTTTATCTCGTTAACCAAACAAGATGGTTTGCCGGATAATACTACGATTGATTTGCGCGAAGATGAAAGTCATAATATTTGGGTGAGCACGCCGAACGGGTTATCCAACATTTTGGTAGACAGGAACAGCCCGGCACTTAAATTTCATTTCATAAATTATAATGAACTGGATGGTTTGCAAGGCCGTGAGTTTTCTGAAAACTCATCCGGCAAAACGCGGGAGGGTGAGTTGATCTTCGGTGGCGGTAATGGCTTTAATATTTTTAAACCCTCGGCCCTAAAATTTGATAAAAGCACATCAAACCTGCTCTTTACCGATTTTCAGTTGTTTGATAAAAGCCTGGAGGTGGGGGAGAAGGTGAACGGTAGGGTGATATTGCCGCAGTCGATCTCCCAATTAAAAGAGATCACACTCAATTATAACCAAAACGTATTTTCGATAGAGTTTGCCGCGCTTACCTACTTTAATCCGGACAAGGTGAAGTTGCAATACGCTATGGATGGCTTTTACGATGGCTGGATAACGGTTGATAATAAACTGCGCAAAGCAACCTATAACCTCGAACCCGGCGATTATACTTTTAAAGTACGTGCGGCGGGTAACGAGTTTTGGAAAGGCGGCCAGATTGTGTTGCATATTAAAGTATTGCCGCCGTTTTGGAAAACAACCTGGGCCTACGCCGCTTATGGGCTGATTTTTATCGGCGTGTTATTCTATTTCCGCCAGCGTGGTATACGGAAAATAAGGGAGCAGTTTTCGATAGAAAAAGAACGCGAGGAAGCACAGCGCATGCACGAACTTGATTTAATGAAGATCAAATTCTTCACCAACGTAAGCCACGAGTTCCGTACCCCGCTGGCCCTGATCATGGCCCCGGTTGATAAAATATTGAAACAGGTAAGTGATGTTGATACCCGCCGCCAGCTAATAATGATCACCCGCAATGCCAAGCGCCTGCTTAACCTGGTTAACCAGCTGATGGATTTCAGGAAGATGGAGTACCAGGAGTTGAAGTTGTATACCCGGAGTGGCGATATTATTGGGTTTATTAAAGATCTGTCGTGGTCGTTTACGGATATCGCGGAGCAAAAGCATATTAAGTTTGTGTTTGACACTGATACGGATAGTTTTATCACCAGTTTTGATCATGATAAAATAGAGCGCATCTTGTTTAACCTGTTATCCAATGCCTATAAGTTTACGCATGAGGGCGGGCAGGTAAGCGTGTTATTGAGTTTGAAAGATGCTGTAGAAAGCGGTGAGCATCAGTTGGAGATCAGGGTGATTGATACCGGTATCGGTATCCCTTCGGATAAGCAAAACCGAATCTTCGACCCGTTTTTTCAGAACGATATTCCCGGCTCTATGTTAAACCAGGGTAGCGGTATAGGCCTCTCTATCACCAAAGAATTTGTAAGGTTACACAATGGTGAAATCTCTGTAGAAAGCGAAAACGGGCAGGGTAGCTGCTTCACCGTGCTGTTGCCCCTCCAGCAGCTCGACGAAAAACTGTTTACCGATACCGGCAACCTGCTGCACCATCAAATTGAATTTCTGGTAGAACCGGAAGCCTCAAAAACTAATCAATCCAAAGAAAACCGCGACTGCAAAAAGCCGACAGTTTTACTGATAGAAGACAATGAAGATTTTAGATTTTATATTAAAGATAACCTGAAGGATGCTTTCAATATCATCGAAGCAGAAAACGGTAAAAAAGGTTGGCAGAAAGCCCTTGCCCAACATCCTAACCTTGTTGTAAGCGATATCAGCATGCCCGAAATGAACGGCATCGACCTGTGCCGTAAAATAAAAGCCGACACCCGTACCTCACACATCCCCGTAATATTGCTAACTGCCCAAACCGGCGAAGAACAGCAAATTAAAGGCCTGGAAACCGGGGCTACCGATTATATGACCAAGCCTTTCAACTTCGAGATCCTGCACTCCAAAATAAAAAACATCCTCAATCAGCAGGAAAAAATGCGCAAAACCTACCAGAAGCAGGTGGATGTAACGCCAACCGAGCTACAGGTTGATTCGCCGGAGGAGGCTTTCATTAAAAAGGTTTTGCTGTTGATAGATGCCAATATCTCCAATCCCAATTTCTCGGTAGAGGAACTGAGCAGCGATATGTTTGTGAGCCGATATACCCTCTACAAAAAAATCCTGCAAATGACGGGCAAAACCCCTAACGAACTGGTGCGCTCCATGCGCCTGAAACGGGCCGCGCAATTGTTGGAGACCGGCCACCTTACCATCTCGCAAATTTGCCACAAGGTGGGCTTTAAAAGCCAAAAGTATTTTGTGCGGACTTTTAAGGCTGAATTTAACAGCATACCGTCGAAGTATGTGGCGGAGTCTGAACCATGATTTTTTTTCTGGGATTACACCGATTGATTTTTTGATTACACCGATTTTTTTTCTGAACCGGGATTTGGGTGGATTTTAGATTGGGCAGGATTTTGTTTGCCCGGTTGTTACTATAAATTTATCCACTATCTGCCGCGGGTTTAGCGATAGCGTAACCCGTGGTGTACAATGGCTAAAGTTTTCAACTTTAGTCCCCAATCTCAAGGATGCTTATTCTATACGGACTGGTCGAAGTTTAGCGATAGCGTAACTTCGTCCTAAACTGTGTTAAGCTTTCAGCTTAACTTTATACTCCCCTGCAGACGCTCGGCTGGAGCCCATAGCCGTTAACTTAAGGATTTTTTTGTCGAAGAAAATTTGAAAAGAGAATAATGCGAGGCTTCGCCGTAGGGCAAAACCAATTAGATTTTCCCATATTTGTATAGTTTTAATATTTATTGAAAAGGCGGTTTGTTTCCAGGCAAGACCGCCTTTTCTTGTATAAATATAACACTTTTTTTCAGACGAAGTGCTTTTTGCTAAGGGAAAAGCTCCTTTCATTTTTGATAAAAGTAGATTCGTTTCAGATTATTCGGATACCCTGAATAGTTCCATCTGCTCGGTTATTAAGGCTGATAAAATTGCTGAACTCGCCCGCCAAAGCGGTTTTTGTCGTCGTAGTTCTAAACTTAAGCCAGAAGCATTTATTGATACGCTTGTATTCAATAGCATTGATCACCAGATTAGCCTTCAGGATTGTTGCGATGACCTGATTAGGCAAAGCGGTAAGTCATTGAGCAAAGTCGGCTTGCATAAACGGTTTAACGAAAGTGGTGTTGAATTTATGAAGCTGGTTTTAGCCGAACAAATGGCTACCAGATTAGCTATCCGGAATCACGATACCTGGCAACCATTCGCGCGGGTACTGATTACCGACTCTTGTAAGTTCTGCCTGCCTGATGAATACAAAGAGAGTTATCCGGGTTATGGAGGAGCTGTTACCAATCCGCTAATGAACATACAATACTCCTTTGACCTCAAAAATGGAGATTGGGAGAACCTGGAGTTAACCAAGGCAACAAAAAATGATCAGAGTTATTCAAAGAGAACAGCATGCCGCATAGCTAAAGATGATCTACATATCCGGGACCTGGGTTATGTTACAATGGCTTATTTGAGAGGAGTTACAGAGCGGAAAGCCTTTTTTCTTAACAGACTGCAACCGAAATGGAAACCTGTTCATAAGGCAACAGGCAAAGTAATTGACTGGTCCTCACTTTATGAGCGCATGCGGACCAATAAACAGGCATGCTTTGAAACTGAAATTGTACTTGGCAAAGGTAAAAAAGCGCTTGAATGCCGCCTGATCGTAGTACCAGTCGCAGAGCAGACCTGGGCTGAACGGATAAGAAAAGCTCAAAAACAGGCAAAGAGCCGGGGGCGGGAACTTTCTGAAGAATACAAACAGCGATGCCGGTTCAGCGTATTTATTACCAATGTAGATCCGGCTATCTTTAATTCAAACGATGTGATTGAACTATATCGTCTCAGATGGCAAATTGAACTCATTTTTAAAAGTTGGAAATCGTTGTTAAACCTCCACAGGGTAAAGCCTGTAAAAAAAGAACGGTTTGAGTGCCTACTCCTTGCAAGGTTCATTTGGATATTGATCAACTGGAAAATATTCCGATGTCTCGACGATTCTATCCAAAAAGAAAATAGAGAATATGCCTGTTCTCATTGGAAGTTCTTTAAACAAGCCAGGTTATGGGCATATGCGTTAAGAATGGTGATGAACCATAACATAACGTTCGAAGCCTGGCTTGGGTTATTTATCTTCCCAATAATAAAAAGCCTGCTTATTGAACCGAAGAAAGGTAAAAAAGCAAGCTTCTGTATTGTCAATGATATCTTTAACCCCTTAAGTTAACGGCTATGGGCTCCAGCCGAGTGTCGATTATTTTCAGGCCTCCGGCCTGTGTGCGCCATATGTTGTTACGGCGGGCAGAGGCCGCTTGATAGTTGCCACTCTGCTGGAGCTGGGCGGCGGCGTTACTCAACATCAAATCCCATTCAAAATAGCAACCCAGTATCTTCAATAACTCGCACCATGTGATACTATTATCACACAAGTTTTTCTAAGCACGCCGCCAAAACAGGTGCACATTTGTAACTATTTAACCCTTTTTATGGCAATAATTTTTATTAAATATCTGATAATCAGTGTTTAAATATGGGTTGACATTTGTACCCCTATTTATCCACAACCGGGTTTTCGATTGCATATAATTTTACCATCGTTGTAATAAATATTAACCACGTCCTTATGCAAAAGCATTAGCGGGTATAAACCTAAAAACAACAATAAACCAATTAAACGTGCAGGATAACCATTGTACATAGCCTTAAAAAGGCAGAGCCGGGTAGCGGCGATGTATTGATCTTTTTACCGGTTTGCGCGCAAAACCGGTAAGGGTAGGTGGGGTAATATCCGGTCTGTAGTAATAGTATAAACTTAAAAATCACAATAAACCAATACAAACCAAATAATCAATTATGGGAAAATTTCTACGAATAGCCTTGCTGTTTTCCTTTGTGTTGATGTGCCTCCGGGGGACGGCGCAGAACCAGGGAACAGTGGTACAGGGTACAGTTTCAGACGAAAGAGGCGTTACCCTGCCCGGCGTTACAGTTGCCGTTAAGGATAGTAAAACAGCTGTAGTTACCGACATAGCCGGTAAATTTCGCCTAACCTTACCGGCTAACGCCAAAACGCTTGTTTTTACTTTTATAGGTGCCGAAAAACAGGAAGTAGCCATCGGTAACAAAACAACATTTACCATCACCCTAAAATCATCAACCACCGCGCTTGCCGATATTAATGTGGTGGCTATTGGTTATGGTTCGCAAAAGCGGCAGGATGTTAACGGTGCTATATCATCGGTAAAAGCTGCTGATATTGCCAATGTGCCGCAGGCCAGTATCGATCAGATGCTGCAGGGTCGTGTTTCGGGTGTAACCATTACTCAAAACTCGGGCGCGCCGGGCAGCCAGACCTCGGTGCATATCCGCGGGATTACTTCATTGTCCGGATCAAACGAGCCTTTGTATGTTATTGATGGGGTAGCTATCTCGGGCGATGCTTTGAACAGGAGCACCAGCGGTAGGTCGGTTGCTTTGGGTAATAATGATGAGGTGGGCGTTAGCCCGCTGTCGTTAATCAACCCGAGCGATATCGAATCTATCGATGTTTTAAAAGATGCTTCGGCTACTGCCATTTATGGTTCAAGGGCATCAAACGGTGTAATTATCGTTACCACCAAACGTGGTAAAAACGGAAGCGCCCGCATTGGTTACGATGGTTATTACGGCATACAAACCCAGGGCAAGTTTTTAAAAATGATGACCCTGCCGCAGTACGCCAAACTGCAAAACGAATTGGCCGATAACGTGCAGGTAACCCGTCGCCCCGATTTTGCCAACCCCGATCTGTTAGGTAACGGCACCAACTGGCAGGACGAAGTTTTCCGCACTGCGCCGATGCAAAGCCACCAGCTTTCCATCTCCGGAGGAAAAGAGGGTACAGACTACTATATCTCTAACGGATATTATAAACAGGATGGTACTATTTTGGGCAGCCGTTTTAAACGCTACTCTATCCGTTCAAATGTAAACTCGCAGGTTAAAAGCTTTTTAAAATATGGTATGTCTATCGGCGGTACCCGCAACGAGGAAGACCGCGGGCTGAGCGATAACAATGGTATTATTTACACCGCCTTGCTAAGCGCACCTGATATCGCTGTGCGTAACCCAGATGGTTCATTTGCCGGCGCTATCAGCACCGGGCCAAATGCCAACGGTTATGGCGGTACGCCAAACGCGGTGGCACAGGCTACCTTGCTTACCAATAACCTGGTAAGGAGCAATGTAAACGGTAGTATTTATGCCGATTTGCGTATCACCCGCGATATTACCTTCCGTTCGGAGATAAACGGCGGTTTCGATTGGTCGAAAGCTTTGCAGTTTAACCCGACCTTTAAATACGGCGATTACGAAAATAAAACAGCCAACCTAACCGAGTACTGGAGCAATTCGCACTATTGGACATGGAAAGAGGTGGCAACCTTCAATCGTACCATTGCCAAAAAACATGTGATCAATGCCACATTAGGTTATGAGCTGAACTACGCCATGTGGAACGGCATCACCAACTACGTACAGAATTTTTATAGCAACGATTTAAAAACCCTTAACCTGGGCGATGCCAAATCGGCCCGTGTGGATGAGTATTTGGGTAGCCAGGCTTTGCAATCGTTCATTTCACGTGTTAATTATACTTACAACAATCGTTATAGCTTAACTGCTACCTTCCGTTCCGATCAATCATCAAAATTTGTAACAGGCAAACAAACCGGTTACTTCCCATCGGCAGCCGTATCATGGCGCTTATCTGAAGAGCCTTTTATGGCAGGCATCAAATCTGTGGCCGACAATATCAAAATTAGGATAGGTTACGGACAGGTGGGTAACCAGGGTATCCCTAATTACCTGTACGGTTCGGCCCTGAAGCCATCAGTTACCGGTTTTGGTACAGGATTTTTGGTTGATAAAATTGCCAACCCTAACCTAACCTGGGAAACCGCTATCCAAAGCAATGCCGGTGTCGATTTTAGTTTGTTCGGCGGTCGCATCGATGCCACGTTTGATTACTTCGACAAAAAATCAGAGAAATTCCTGTTCCAGGCAGCTTTGCCGGCCTTTTTGGTGGGCGAGGGCGCGGCAGGCTCATACCTTGGTGGTGTTAACCCGCCATACATTAACGGCGGTAAGCTGAGCAACAAGGGTTTTGAGTTTACCATCAATAGCCATAATATCAATACCACTAATTTCAGGTGGAATACCACGCTTATCTTTTCGCACTATAAAAACAAAGTATTGTCGCTGGCTAACGGAACGCCGTTCATCTCGGGCAATATTACCAATGGTTTCTTAACCAGGGGCATTACCCGTACCGAGGTTGGCCATTCGGTAGGCGAGTTTTATGGTTATGTTACCGATGGTTTGTTCACTACAGAAGATGAGTTGCGCAACTCCAAACCGCAGTTTGGTAACGCTGTCGCCAAATCTGGCACATGGTATGGCGATATCCGTTATAAAGACCTGAACAACGATGGCGTTATCGATCAAAAAGATCAAACCTACCTGGGTAATCCTAACCCTAAGTTTACTTACGGCATCACCAATAGCTTCTCGTACAAATCAATCGACTTAAATATCTTCCTGAACGGCTCGTACGGTGCCAAAATCATGAACGCGCTTAACTATACCATTTCGGGCCTCTCGGGTTTGTATGTTAACCAGTTGGCTTCGGCGGCAAATTACTGGACACCGGCCAATCCAACTTCAAAAACACCTGCGCCAAGGGCTGGTTTGGATAACCCGAACCTGTTTACATCCGACAGGTTTTTAGAAAGCGGATCGTATCTGCGCATCCAGAATGTGGTACTGGGCTGGAACCTGCCATCGCAATGGCTGCATAAAGTTAAGCTAACCAGGCTTAAAGTTTACGCCAGCGGACAGAACCTGTACACCTTTACCAAATACAAAGGGCTCGACCCCGAAATAGGTTCCATGAATCAGAATGTGTTTTTAACCAATATTGATTTTGGCCGCTACCCATCGCCACGAACAATAACCTTTGGTTTGAATGCCGAATTTTAACTGATATAAAAGGAGAAGATCATTATGAAAAAATATATAAAACATTTAATGTGCTTTGCGGCGGTAAGTTTGGTTGCTACAACCGGCTGCAAAAAAGATTTCTTTAACCGCCCACCCGAAGATGCCATTACCGTTGATAATTTTTACCAAACCAACGATCAGGTAACGGCCAGTACCAACGCGCTGTACAATTCGCCATGGTTTAACTGGGTAAACAAATCAGGCTGGGCTATAACCGAGTTGGCAGGCGGCAATGCTCGTACCTATTCCGACGACGTGATCAGTCTGTTCAATTTTACGCTTACGGACATCAATCCCCGTATTGCCGATGCCTGGAACTCGTTGTTCACCGTTGTTGCGCAATCAAACGCTTTAATCAATAACCTGCCGGTTAAAGCTTCGGCCTCGGTAGATAAGGCGGTATTGAACAACGCCCTCGGCGAGGCACACCTTATGCGTGCCTTAGCATACTTCCACA
The sequence above is a segment of the Mucilaginibacter celer genome. Coding sequences within it:
- a CDS encoding IS4 family transposase gives rise to the protein MLFAKGKAPFIFDKSRFVSDYSDTLNSSICSVIKADKIAELARQSGFCRRSSKLKPEAFIDTLVFNSIDHQISLQDCCDDLIRQSGKSLSKVGLHKRFNESGVEFMKLVLAEQMATRLAIRNHDTWQPFARVLITDSCKFCLPDEYKESYPGYGGAVTNPLMNIQYSFDLKNGDWENLELTKATKNDQSYSKRTACRIAKDDLHIRDLGYVTMAYLRGVTERKAFFLNRLQPKWKPVHKATGKVIDWSSLYERMRTNKQACFETEIVLGKGKKALECRLIVVPVAEQTWAERIRKAQKQAKSRGRELSEEYKQRCRFSVFITNVDPAIFNSNDVIELYRLRWQIELIFKSWKSLLNLHRVKPVKKERFECLLLARFIWILINWKIFRCLDDSIQKENREYACSHWKFFKQARLWAYALRMVMNHNITFEAWLGLFIFPIIKSLLIEPKKGKKASFCIVNDIFNPLS
- a CDS encoding ABC transporter ATP-binding protein translates to MKKEAIKVDHTNPVISIRGLKKAFQDYAVLRGIDLDLYQGENLVVLGRSGTGKSVLIKIISGLLKPDEGEVEVLGRNIATISDDELQALRIRIGFSFQNSALYDSMTVRKNLEFPLVRNRRNLTKGEINKNVETVLDAVGLSQTINQMPSELSGGQRKRIGIARTLILNPEIMLYDEPTAGLDPITCIEINDLINEVQQRYNTSSIIITHDLTCAKQTGDRIAMLLDGQFQRTGTFDEVFATDDERVKPFYDYNFIK
- a CDS encoding MlaE family ABC transporter permease; amino-acid sequence: MDNTQSITKAPQKKVSKLKQSFADFFVTLYNINKFIFRFFREAFVPPFELKEVIRQCYEVGVRSFTLISVTGFIVGVIFTKQSRPSLSQFGAESWLPSLVSIAIMRALAPLVTALIASGKVGSSIGAELGSMRVTEQIDAMEVSGTKPFKFLVCTRVLATTLTIPILSTYTGFVALFGGYLNVTQNEGTTWTTFIQEVFEPLTFTDFVASLIKSIVFGFTIGIVGCYQGYYSNKGTEGVGKAANGAVITAMFLVFIEEVIIVQITGWFR
- a CDS encoding hybrid sensor histidine kinase/response regulator transcription factor produces the protein MKCKILIVYFITLLSPALLVAQSNAFRFSRLDITNGLSHNQVNCIYKDTKGFMWFGTLSGLNKYDGYTFKTYKHAANDTTTIDDDYVVSITPGPENKLWIETRTGFNLYDPATEKFSRNTRDFLYKIKLYDPYIAAIKHDRFDHFWFLHHNKGRGIYKYDPVTTKLINLTHKENDSSSISSDMVTDLSVDSKGNIWVISNSGVLERLDPKTYQVNYRKALGQLPQGLSSSYKIYIDKQDDIWAFVPSYSSGVFYLDMRKGIFKHLGKGAAGAGLNTDVVSDVVQDDNNRMWISTDHGGINLLNKNDFNISYLLNREDDNKTVGQNSVTCVYKDNTGIVWCGTYKRGVSYYHPNVIKFATYTHHLSDPNSLPFSDVNNFAEDKHGNIWIGTNGGGLIYWNRKANSFKQYLHNAADDKSLTNNVIVTMLLDHEGKLWIGTYYGGLDCYDGKTFKHYRHQDGAANSISENRVCSLMEDKAGDLWVGTLSAGLNKLNARREVVANYKFDGDINKNSIHSNYISALMQDRRGNIWIVTAYGVDVLMNGTNQFVHHLQNDKDANSLVNNNTNNILEDSHGLIWISTREGLNVYNPDTKKFISLTKQDGLPDNTTIDLREDESHNIWVSTPNGLSNILVDRNSPALKFHFINYNELDGLQGREFSENSSGKTREGELIFGGGNGFNIFKPSALKFDKSTSNLLFTDFQLFDKSLEVGEKVNGRVILPQSISQLKEITLNYNQNVFSIEFAALTYFNPDKVKLQYAMDGFYDGWITVDNKLRKATYNLEPGDYTFKVRAAGNEFWKGGQIVLHIKVLPPFWKTTWAYAAYGLIFIGVLFYFRQRGIRKIREQFSIEKEREEAQRMHELDLMKIKFFTNVSHEFRTPLALIMAPVDKILKQVSDVDTRRQLIMITRNAKRLLNLVNQLMDFRKMEYQELKLYTRSGDIIGFIKDLSWSFTDIAEQKHIKFVFDTDTDSFITSFDHDKIERILFNLLSNAYKFTHEGGQVSVLLSLKDAVESGEHQLEIRVIDTGIGIPSDKQNRIFDPFFQNDIPGSMLNQGSGIGLSITKEFVRLHNGEISVESENGQGSCFTVLLPLQQLDEKLFTDTGNLLHHQIEFLVEPEASKTNQSKENRDCKKPTVLLIEDNEDFRFYIKDNLKDAFNIIEAENGKKGWQKALAQHPNLVVSDISMPEMNGIDLCRKIKADTRTSHIPVILLTAQTGEEQQIKGLETGATDYMTKPFNFEILHSKIKNILNQQEKMRKTYQKQVDVTPTELQVDSPEEAFIKKVLLLIDANISNPNFSVEELSSDMFVSRYTLYKKILQMTGKTPNELVRSMRLKRAAQLLETGHLTISQICHKVGFKSQKYFVRTFKAEFNSIPSKYVAESEP